A window of the Parafrankia irregularis genome harbors these coding sequences:
- a CDS encoding TetR/AcrR family transcriptional regulator, translating to MTNAIGRPSRVATRIAARTAAERRRPDYTAEVSALIDAARHIIETTGTAGKARVADIVAAAGLSNDAFYRHFPSKDALVAALIEDGAERVAAAIARRMAAEPSAEGRIRVWVEGTLAQTDASQAASTAAVLWNSSTLNSSIPTGDHAAKIPLARLLHEPFASLGSTTPELDAELVTHAVFGRVGGHLRAGTRVTPGEKERLLRFCLSTPLDGRQQA from the coding sequence ATGACGAACGCAATCGGTCGTCCGAGCCGGGTGGCGACCCGCATCGCAGCCCGGACAGCCGCGGAGCGTCGCCGCCCCGACTACACGGCCGAGGTGTCCGCGCTGATCGACGCGGCGCGGCACATCATCGAGACGACCGGCACGGCGGGGAAGGCACGGGTGGCCGACATCGTCGCCGCCGCCGGTCTGTCGAACGACGCGTTCTACCGGCACTTCCCGTCGAAGGACGCCCTGGTCGCGGCACTCATCGAGGACGGCGCCGAACGCGTCGCGGCGGCCATCGCCCGCCGGATGGCCGCCGAGCCGTCCGCCGAAGGCAGGATCCGGGTGTGGGTCGAGGGGACGCTGGCCCAGACCGACGCGTCGCAGGCCGCGTCGACCGCGGCCGTGCTGTGGAACAGCAGCACCCTCAACTCGTCCATCCCCACCGGGGACCACGCGGCAAAGATCCCGCTGGCCAGGCTCCTCCACGAGCCGTTCGCCAGCCTCGGCAGCACCACCCCCGAACTCGACGCGGAACTCGTCACCCACGCCGTCTTCGGGCGGGTCGGCGGCCATCTGCGAGCGGGCACCCGGGTGACTCCCGGTGAGAAGGAGCGGCTCCTGAGGTTCTGCCTGTCCACGCCACTCGACGGGCGGCAGCAGGCCTAG